One genomic window of Melanotaenia boesemani isolate fMelBoe1 chromosome 20, fMelBoe1.pri, whole genome shotgun sequence includes the following:
- the dkc1 gene encoding H/ACA ribonucleoprotein complex subunit DKC1 isoform X1, with protein MADVEVSAKKQKKKKKVSEEEVGEIQRSGDFFIQPESKVASLDTSQWPLLLKNFHKLNIRTAHYTPLPNGSNPLKRNISDYVRSGFINLDKPANPSSHEVVAWIRRILRVEKTGHSGTLDPKVTGCLIVCIDRATRLVKSQQSAGKEYVGIVRLHNALENEHVLARALETLTGALFQRPPLIAAVKRQLRVRTIYESKLIEYDPERRLGIFWVSCEAGTYIRTLCVHLGLLLGVGGQMQELRRVRSGVMGETDNMVTMHDVLDAQWQFDHNKDESYLRRVIFPLEKLLVSHRRLVMKDSAVNAICYGAKIMLPGVLRYEDGIEINQDIVVITTKGEAICTAVALMTTAVISTCDHGVVAKIKRVIMERDTYPRKWGLGPKASQKKMMIQKGLLDKHGKPNGSTPQDWKDQYVDYSVAKVKEELGEAPAKRKREAAESDGETTAPTTPSAEEVKKEKKKKKKEKRIKMEEGEEEEPERTEEEPVAQESVKKKKKKKQKEGETSE; from the exons ATGGCGGATGTAGAGG TGTCCgcaaagaagcagaagaagaagaagaaagtcagTGAAGAAGAAGTTGGG GAGATCCAACGGAGTGGAGACTTCTTCATTCAGCCTGAGTCCAAAGTCGCCTCCCTGGACACGTCCCAGTGGCCCCTCCTCCTAAAG AATTTCCACAAGCTGAATATTCGGACGGCTCACTACACGCCTCTGCCAAACGGCAGTAACCCCCTGAAGAGGAACATCTCGGATTATGTCAG GTCAGGCTTTATCAACCTCGACAAACCGGCCAACCCCTCGTCTCACGAGGTGGTGGCGTGGATCCGGAGGATTCTGCGGGTGGAGAAGACGGGTCACAGTGGGACGCTTGACCCGAAGGTTACGGGCTGTCTGATCGTCTGCATTGACCGAGCTACGAGATTGGTGAAGTCCCAGCAGAGCGCAG gtaAGGAGTATGTGGGAATCGTTCGGCTGCACAACGCCTTAGAGAACGAACATGTTCTGGCCCGG GCACTGGAGACGCTGACCGGAGCTCTGTTCCAGCGGCCACCGCTGATTGCCGCCGTGAAGCGGCAGCTGAGAGTCAGAACAATCTACGAGAGCAAGTTGATAGAGTACGACCCGGAGAGAAGGCTCG gtatCTTCTGGGTCAGCTGTGAAGCAGGAACCTACATCCGGACCTTGTGTGTCCACCTGGGACTGCTGCTCGGGGTCGGAGGTCAGATGCAGGAGCTGAGGAGGGTCCGGTCGGGAGTTATGGGAGAGACG GACAACATGGTGACGATGCATGACGTTCTGGACGCTCAGTGGCAGTTTGACCACAACAAGGACGAGTCGTATCTGAGGAGGGTCATCTTCCCTCTGGAGAAGCTGCTGGTGTCGCACCGCCGCCTGGTGATGAAGGACAGCGCT GTGAACGCCATCTGTTACGGCGCGAAGATCATGCTGCCAGGTGTGCTCAGGTATGAAGACGGCATCGAGATCAACCAGGATATAGTTGTCATAACAACAAAGGGCGAAGCCATCTGCACAG CCGTCGCGCTGATGACTACAGCCGTCATCTCCACCTGCGACCACGGAGTTGTGGCCAAAATAAAGAGGGTGATCATGGAGCGGGACACGTATCCTCGGAAGTGGGGTCTGGGACCAAAG GCGAGccagaagaagatgatgattcAGAAAGGGCTGCTGGACAAACACGGGAAGCCAAACGGCAGCACTCCGCAGGACTGGAAGGACCAGTACGTGGACTACAG CGTTGCCAAGGTGAAGGAGGAGCTGGGAGAAGCTCCAGCTAAG AGAAAACGGGAGGCGGCGGAGAGTGACGGTGAGACGACGGCACCCACCACGCCATCTGCAGAGGAGgtgaagaaagagaagaagaaaaagaaaaaagaaaagaggataaaaatggaggagggagaggaggaggagccagAGAGAACGGAGGAGGAGCCAGTTGCacag GAAAGtgtcaaaaagaagaagaagaagaaacagaaagaaggTGAAACGTCAGAATGA
- the ntmt1 gene encoding N-terminal Xaa-Pro-Lys N-methyltransferase 1 isoform X5 has protein sequence MGDIAENETRFYSNAEDYWKEVSPTVDGMLGGYGSISSTDINGSKAFLKKFLGEGEGKTGPGCALDCGAGIGRITKRLLLPLFKTVDLVDVTQEFLDKAKPYLGEEGKRVGNYFCCGLQDFVPESGRYDVIWIQWVIGHLTDDHLVEFLRRCQTALRPNGLIVIKDNVSYEGVVPDEVDSSVCRDLEIVRSLVGRAGLRIIHEEQQMDFPKEIYQVHTLALR, from the exons ATGGGGGACATCGCAGAGAATGAAACCAGATTTTACTCCAACGCTGAGGACTACTGGAAGGAGGTCTCTCCCACAGTAGATGGCATGCTGGGAGGTTACGGCAGCATCTCAAGCACTGATATAAACGGATCCAAAGCTTTTCTGAAGAAGTTCCTTGGT GAAGGGGAGGGGAAGACGGGCCCCGGCTGTGCTCTGGACTGTGGAGCAGGTATTGGGAGGATCACCAAGCGTTTGCTGCTTCCTCTGTTTAAAACTGTGGACCTGGTGGACGTGACCCAGGAGTTCCTGGACAAAGCTAAGCCATACCTGGGAGAGGAAGGCAAGAGGGTGGGGAACTATTTCTGCTGTGGTCTACAAGACTTTGTTCCTGAGAGTGGACGCTATGATGTAATTTGGATCCAGTGGGTCATCG GCCACCTGACAGATGACCATCTGGTGGAGTTCTTGCGGCGTTGCCAGACAGCGCTACGGCCCAACGGCCTCATCGTCATCAAAGACAACGTGTCGTATGAAGGCGTGGTCCCAGATGAGGTTGACAGCAGCGTTTGTCGGGATTTAGAAATAGTTCGCAGCCTCGTGGGCAGAGCGGGCCTCCGAATCATCCACGAGGAGCAACAGATGGACTTCCCAAAGGAGATTTATCAAGTCCACACACTGGCCCTCAGATAG
- the dkc1 gene encoding H/ACA ribonucleoprotein complex subunit DKC1 isoform X2, translating into MSAKKQKKKKKVSEEEVGEIQRSGDFFIQPESKVASLDTSQWPLLLKNFHKLNIRTAHYTPLPNGSNPLKRNISDYVRSGFINLDKPANPSSHEVVAWIRRILRVEKTGHSGTLDPKVTGCLIVCIDRATRLVKSQQSAGKEYVGIVRLHNALENEHVLARALETLTGALFQRPPLIAAVKRQLRVRTIYESKLIEYDPERRLGIFWVSCEAGTYIRTLCVHLGLLLGVGGQMQELRRVRSGVMGETDNMVTMHDVLDAQWQFDHNKDESYLRRVIFPLEKLLVSHRRLVMKDSAVNAICYGAKIMLPGVLRYEDGIEINQDIVVITTKGEAICTAVALMTTAVISTCDHGVVAKIKRVIMERDTYPRKWGLGPKASQKKMMIQKGLLDKHGKPNGSTPQDWKDQYVDYSVAKVKEELGEAPAKRKREAAESDGETTAPTTPSAEEVKKEKKKKKKEKRIKMEEGEEEEPERTEEEPVAQESVKKKKKKKQKEGETSE; encoded by the exons A TGTCCgcaaagaagcagaagaagaagaagaaagtcagTGAAGAAGAAGTTGGG GAGATCCAACGGAGTGGAGACTTCTTCATTCAGCCTGAGTCCAAAGTCGCCTCCCTGGACACGTCCCAGTGGCCCCTCCTCCTAAAG AATTTCCACAAGCTGAATATTCGGACGGCTCACTACACGCCTCTGCCAAACGGCAGTAACCCCCTGAAGAGGAACATCTCGGATTATGTCAG GTCAGGCTTTATCAACCTCGACAAACCGGCCAACCCCTCGTCTCACGAGGTGGTGGCGTGGATCCGGAGGATTCTGCGGGTGGAGAAGACGGGTCACAGTGGGACGCTTGACCCGAAGGTTACGGGCTGTCTGATCGTCTGCATTGACCGAGCTACGAGATTGGTGAAGTCCCAGCAGAGCGCAG gtaAGGAGTATGTGGGAATCGTTCGGCTGCACAACGCCTTAGAGAACGAACATGTTCTGGCCCGG GCACTGGAGACGCTGACCGGAGCTCTGTTCCAGCGGCCACCGCTGATTGCCGCCGTGAAGCGGCAGCTGAGAGTCAGAACAATCTACGAGAGCAAGTTGATAGAGTACGACCCGGAGAGAAGGCTCG gtatCTTCTGGGTCAGCTGTGAAGCAGGAACCTACATCCGGACCTTGTGTGTCCACCTGGGACTGCTGCTCGGGGTCGGAGGTCAGATGCAGGAGCTGAGGAGGGTCCGGTCGGGAGTTATGGGAGAGACG GACAACATGGTGACGATGCATGACGTTCTGGACGCTCAGTGGCAGTTTGACCACAACAAGGACGAGTCGTATCTGAGGAGGGTCATCTTCCCTCTGGAGAAGCTGCTGGTGTCGCACCGCCGCCTGGTGATGAAGGACAGCGCT GTGAACGCCATCTGTTACGGCGCGAAGATCATGCTGCCAGGTGTGCTCAGGTATGAAGACGGCATCGAGATCAACCAGGATATAGTTGTCATAACAACAAAGGGCGAAGCCATCTGCACAG CCGTCGCGCTGATGACTACAGCCGTCATCTCCACCTGCGACCACGGAGTTGTGGCCAAAATAAAGAGGGTGATCATGGAGCGGGACACGTATCCTCGGAAGTGGGGTCTGGGACCAAAG GCGAGccagaagaagatgatgattcAGAAAGGGCTGCTGGACAAACACGGGAAGCCAAACGGCAGCACTCCGCAGGACTGGAAGGACCAGTACGTGGACTACAG CGTTGCCAAGGTGAAGGAGGAGCTGGGAGAAGCTCCAGCTAAG AGAAAACGGGAGGCGGCGGAGAGTGACGGTGAGACGACGGCACCCACCACGCCATCTGCAGAGGAGgtgaagaaagagaagaagaaaaagaaaaaagaaaagaggataaaaatggaggagggagaggaggaggagccagAGAGAACGGAGGAGGAGCCAGTTGCacag GAAAGtgtcaaaaagaagaagaagaagaaacagaaagaaggTGAAACGTCAGAATGA